The DNA sequence AGTATGAGGTACAGCAGAGCCATCAAAGAATCAGTCTTGAAAAAAGTCTTACCCCCTGAGAAGCGGAGTATCCGTGAGGTAGCCCTGGAATACGGCATAAACGATCAGACCATCCGAAACTGGATAGAGCAGGTAAATAACGGTATACTGAACCTGGATGCAGAGTTAGGACCTGCCGCTCTGGGCAACAGAGAAAAGTTT is a window from the Sediminispirochaeta bajacaliforniensis DSM 16054 genome containing:
- a CDS encoding transposase, yielding MRYSRAIKESVLKKVLPPEKRSIREVALEYGINDQTIRNWIEQVNNGILNLDAELGPAALGNREKF